TTATGTCTGCTGCCTTTCTCTACCTTACTGGAAAATGTTGCCGGTGTTTATGCAGCCATGCTTGGCGGCGTTACGGTAGTGATCCCAACATTGGCGGAGCTGGGCTTTAACGGCAGTTCTTCCCTGGATTTTCCGGCGTTATTAAAACAAATCAGCCGACAGCAGCCATCTAGCCTGATCACGACACCGGAAATCCTTAAGGGCCTGGTTATATCGGCAGGGCAGGGCTGGCAGGCGCCTGCAAGTCTGGCTTTCGTTGCCGTTGGCGGGGCCAGGGTATCTGCCGGCCTGATAGCACAGGCGCAGCAGGCAGGTATTCCGGCATTTGAAGGTTATGGCTTGTCCGAATGTGCTTCTGTGGTCAGCCTGAACAGCGGCAGTGCCCACCAGGCCGGTTCTGCCGGTAAACCCCTGGCGCATGTCAGGGTCAGCCAGGTGGACGGCGAAATTTTCGTCAGCGGCAACACCTTTTTAGGTTATGCCGGAGACAGTAGCTCATGGGGGAAAACACGTTATGCCACCGGGGATATCGGCCATATAGACAGTCAGGGCTACCTGCATATTACCGGGCGTAAGAAAAATACCCTGATTTCAAGTTTTGGCCGCAATATCAGTCCCGAATGGCTGGAGTCGGAACTCACAGCCTGTGTAGGTATCCGTCAGGCGCTTGTGTTCGGCGACAGCCAGCCTTATTGCATTGCCGGAATTTTACCTCAGATGTCGGGCGGACAAGCCGTAGTCAGCGATGAGCAAATCAGCGCCATGCTGGCAAAAATCAATCTCGACTTACCCGATTACGCCCGGGTTAAAGACTGGTTTTATCTGGATGCCTCCCTGTTTGCAGACCCCAGATTCAATACCGCCAACGGCCGGATAAAAAGAAAACAGGTGACGGCGTTTTTACAACCGCAAATCCAAGGCATGTACCGGAAAGCCTCTTAGCCATTATTAATTTTTTAACAAGTTAACAGTATTTGACCAGCATTAAAGGAAGATTATTATGAACTTTTTCCAGCGTTTAAAAGAAGAAACCATCTCAGAGCAAAGCTATTTATTGTCTGCCCCTATCATCAGTCGCTGCATGAAGGGGGATATCTGCCTGGATGATTATGTCGCCTTTTTAAAAGAGGCCTATCACCACGTTAAACACACCACGCCGCTGCTGATGAATGTCGGCGCCAGGTTAACGGAAGAAAAAGAGTGGCTGCGTGAAGCCGTGGCGGAATATATCGAAGAAGAGCTGGGCCACCAGGAATGGATTTTAAATGATATCGCCGCCTGTGGTTACGACAAGGAAGAGGCGCGGGCCAGCGAGCCGAATTTCGAAACCGAGATCATGGTGGCCTATACCTATGACGCCATCAACCGTAAAAGCCCGCTGACGTTTTTTGGCCTGGTACATGTGCTGGAAGGCACCAGTATCGCCATGGCCGACAGCGTTGCCAAAACCGTCGGCGATAATATCGGCCTGCCGAAAAAGGCTTTTTCCTATTTAACTTCTCACGGGGCGATCGATATTGAGCATGTGAAGTTTTTTGAAACCCTGATGAACAAGATCACAGACGAAGAGGAGCAGGCGCTTATCATCAAGGCCGCCAAACGTTTTTACACCTTATACGGCAATATTCTTCGCGGATTGCAACCTGCCCACGGCGTGCCGGCGGCCGCTTAGGAGGAATGATGAAGTTATCTGATGCCAGAGTGGTGATCACCGGGGCTACCGGAGGCATTGCCCAATCGACGGTTTATTTGCTGGCCGAGCGCGGGGCGTGCCTGCTGCTGGTAGGTAGGAACAGCGATAAGCTAATTGCCCTGGTAAAGCATTTGGGCAGTGAACATTCCTGGCTCAGCGCCGACATCAGTACCGCCCGGGGACGCGCCGATGTCATGCTCGAAGCGCAGAGGTTCGGCGCAAATATGCTGGTTAACAACGCCGGTATCAGTGAGTTTAATGAGTTTGCCCAGTTCTCTGATGCCAGGTTAACCGAGGCCATGAATGTCAACCTGCTGGCGCCCATGTGCCTGACCCGGTCGTTTCTGTACGAGCTCGGAGACAGCGCCAAAGTGGTGCTCAATGTCGGCTCGGCGCTGGGCAGCATAGGTTATCCCTATTACTCCAGCTATTGCGCCACTAAGTTCGGCTTAAGGGGTTTTACCGAATCGCTGCAACGGGAACTGACCGGCTCGCCGCATAAGGTGTTGTACTTCGCTCCCAGGGCGACCGATACCAGCATCAACTCCGAGGCGGTCAAGCAAATGAACCGGGCGCTCGGCAGTAAAACCGATAGTCCGGCAGCGGTGGCTGAGGCTCTGGTAAAACAGCTGGAGCAGGAAAGTAAACGGGTATTTATCGGCTGGCCGGAGAAATTGTTCACCCGCCTTAATGGCCTCTGGCCTGAGGTGGTCGATAACGCAATATCCAAGAAATTCACGAAAATTCAAAAGTTTGTAAAAATGGTTAACAGTTGAGGAAAACATATGAACAGATTAATGAAAAACATCAGCCTGGGCCTGGTATTAAGCCTGCCGTTCACGGCCAATGCCGGTTCCGTCAATGAAGAAATCGCTAAGCTGCAACAGCAGTGGGCCCATGTTAATTACGAGCTAAAGGACGATGCCCAGCAGCAGGGTTTTGAAAAGCTGGTGCAGCAGGCACAGGCCGTTACCGAGCAATATACCGGTAATGCCGAGTCCTGGATTTGGAGCGGCATTATCCAGTCCAGTTTTGCCGGGAAAAAAGGCGGGTTGGGCGCCTTGTCGCTGGCGAAGAAATCGAAAAAAGATTTTGAAATAGCCATAGAGCTTGACGCCAATGCCTTAAACGGTTCGGCGCTGATGAGTTTAGGTGTGTTATTTCACAAGGTGCCCGGCTGGCCGATTGGTTTCGGCGATGACGACAAAGCCGAAGAATTGATGAAAAAAGCCTTGGCTATCAACCCTAAAGGCATAGACGGTAATTACTTTTACGGCGAATATTTGTATGATGAAGGCAAATATCAACAAGCAAAAGATTATTTGAACCTGGCCTTGCAGGCGGCGCCCCGTCCCAACCGGCCACTGGCGGATAAATACCGGCAGGAAGAAATCCGCCAGGTTTTGGCTAAAGTTGAAAAGCGCCTGAACAAAGGCTCGAAAAAATAACGATACGAAAACTGACTATGCGCATTTTATTAGTAGAAGACGATATGCCGCTGGCCCAGGGGTTACAGCAATCTCTGCGCCATGAAGGCTTTGTGGTGAACCATGTTAATAACGGCCAGCTGGCGCTTAATGCGCTGGCGGTGCCGGATCAGGACATGGTGATCCTCGACCTTGGCCTGCCGGATATGGACGGCCTGGCGGTACTGAAAAAACTGAGAAACAACAAAACCGATATTCCGGTGATTATTTTAACCGCCCGGGATTCCGTTGAGCATAAGGTCAAGGGGCTGGATTTCGGTGCAGATGATTACCTGGCCAAGCCTTTTGATATCCATGAGTTGCTGGCACGGCTTAGGGTGATTGAACGCCGCCTGGGCACGGCTAAAACCTCAGTGATCCGGCTGGGGCCGGTGCAGCTGGATATTGCCGCCCATAAAGTATCGGTGGACGAGCAGGATATCAACCTGTCGAAAAAGGAATATATGGTGCTTAAAGCGCTGATGGAAAACGCTGGCCGCATCCAGTCACGCGAGCAGATAGAATCGCGGTTATACGACTGGGGGGAAGAGGTTGCCAGCAATGCGGTTGAAGTCCATGTACATAACCTGCGCAAGAAATTACCGGAGAAGTTTATCCAGACGGTACGGGGTGTGGGTTATACGGTGAACAAAACCTGATGTCTATCCGCCGTTATTTGGTGCTGATCCTGCTGTCTGTGATCACCCTGGTGACCTTTATCGCCGCTATCGAGGGATATAATGCCAGTATGCAAAAGGCGTCGAGTATTTTCGATGCCGAGCTGAAAATAGTGGCCAATACCTTGATAGCAATAGAAGCCCCTTCGGGGGAGCAGAATGAAAACCTGCTGAATACCGGCGTTGACAGCAATCTTGCCTTTCAGCTGTGGCAGGGCGGGGAGCTAGTGCTGAAAAGCCATAATGCCCCCGACACCCGTATGAGCCCGAAAAACAGCGGCTTTAGTGAGAATAACTTTCTCGGCCAGCGCTGGCGTACTTATGTTAAAGGCTCTGCAGATGTTAAGGACTCCGCAAATGTTAAAGCTTCAGAAGGTGTTAATACTTCAGAAAATAAGGACCGTATGGTGATTATTGCCCAGCCGGTGCAAAGGCGTTTTGAACTGGCAGAAGACGTTATTTTATCGGCGGTGTTGCCTATTATCCTGGCAATGCCGCTGCTGGCCCTGTTTATCTCCCTCACCATACGTCAGGCGCTAAAACCCCTGATGCATTTAACCAAAGAATTAAAAGGTAAAAAAACAAACGATCTCAGCCAGCTGCAAACCCATGCCCAAACCCGGGAGCTAGAGCCTGTGATCAGCACCTTAAACCATTTGTTTGAACGCCTGAGCGGGGCATTTGAGCGGGAAAGGCATTTTGCTTCGGACGCTGCCCATGAGCTGAGAACGCCGCTGAGCGTACTGAAAATCAATGTCCATAATGTCAGAAATGAACTTGGCCATGAAAGCGAGGCGATGACGCACCTGACCGAGAGCGTTGACCGCATGGCGCATGTGGTGGATCAAATCTTAATGCTCAACCGCACCAGTCCTGAGCAGATCAGCCTGGACAGTACGGCTGTCAATTTTACCGCCCTTATTCAGCAAACCATCAGTGACCTGTATCCGGAAATCGCCCAGCGCGAGCAAACCATTTCGTTGGAAAGCGAAGAACAAATCATTCAGGGCAACGAGTTTTCCCTGCGCATTTTGATCCAAAACCTGATCTCCAATGCCAGCAAATATACCCCGAGCGGCGGGGCCATCCAGGTCAGCACAATAAAGGCAGGACAGCAGTTGGTGCTGGTGGTGGAAGACTCAGGCCCCGGCATAAAACCCGAGGAATATCAAAGGGTCTTCAACCGTTTTTACCGGGTTGGCGGCGACCAGCATAACTCAAAAATAATCGGCTGCGGCTTAGGTTTATCCATAGTAAAACATATCGCATTACTGCATAATGCCGCCATCGAATTGTCTCAATCCCCCGAACTTAAGGGGTTAAAGGTTAGCGTGAGCTTTACACAAGAGAATAATAATGGGTTGCCGGCTGCCAACCGGGCAAATAAAAACGGAAATCACCTTTTGCCAGAGGACTGCAATGGATAAATATCAAAAAGGGATTTTTCTGCTGCTGACCCTGTGCTGGAGCTGCGCTTCCTGGGCCAAGCGACCTGAATATAAACTGGAGCTTAAAGATCACCTGTTTTATCCGGCAGAAATAGAGATCCCGGCGGGACGTAAGGTCAAGCTGGTGATCCATAACCACGACAGCACTCCGGAAGAATTCGACAGCTTTGACCTGAACCGGGAAAAAGTGATCTTCCCCAAGAAAAAGGCGGTAATCTTCGTTGGTCCTCTGCCGCCCGGCCGTTATGGCTTTTTCGGGGAATATAACCCCAATACCGCCAAAGGCACTGTAGTGGTAACCGATAAGCCTGATGCCGAAACCGGGGATCGCGATGCTAATTAATACCGTAATCCTGTTTTTGCGCGACGGCCTGCCTATTTTTTTGATGCTGGTGTTATTGCTGATCATCAATAACCACCTGGCGTTAGGGCACCGTTGGTTATATGGCGGCATAGCATCAGGAATCGCCGCCAGCATCTTATTTGTCTCTCAGGTGGATGTCGTAGCGTCGGCCCTGGAAGGCACCGGCCTGGAGTGGTTCTATTCCCTGGGATATATTTTTATTTACCTGGGCATTTTACTGGCCCTGTATGCCCAGTATACGCAGCATAAGCGCCTCTGGAGCGTGCTGACCCTGCTGCTGTTGCTGGCGGTCTTAACCCTGCACAGCAGCAATTTTCTGGTGTATATCACAGGTTACTGGTCGCAGTCGGACACCTTAAAACCGCAGCTTATCGGCATAGTGTTGGGGCTGGGGATTTTACTCAGCATCAGTATTTTGTTGTTTTTTGCCCTGGAGTTCAGCGACCGGCAACTTTATCTCTTTACCTCAAGCTGGCTGACGCTGCTTTTTGGCACCGGGCAGCTATTACAGGCGTCAAAATTATTGTTGCAAATAGACATGTTGCCGGGCCTGTCTCCCTTGTGGGACAGCAATCACCTGATCGAGGAAAGCTCGGGCATGGGGCACTTTTTAACCGCCCTGTTCGGGTATGATGCTTCGCCGTCGCTTATCCAGGTAAGCATCTATCTTATCGCGGTGATAGTACCGGTTTCATATTTACTGTTAGCAGAAGCTAATAAAAGAAAAGTTAATCAGAAGGAAAAACTCTTATGAAGAGTTTCACGGCCAAAAGTTTTATCCGGCTAGTTTTGCTTGTGTTTGCACCCATGCACTTGGCGTATGCCGACGGTGTGGTGGTGGATAAGGTATATCACCCTTATGTGCTGCCTAATGAAACCGAAGTTGAATGGCGGTTATTGTCGCACCGCACCAGCAAGTCAAACAGTTTGGGGCAAAGATTTGCCTATGGCCATTCCTTATCCGAAACCATCATAGCGGAATTTTATGTGGTGGCAGAGCGCGATGATACCGATGACTTTGGCCTGCAGGCTTACGAGATTGAAATTCGCCAGATGCTGACTGAGCAGGGGCAGTACTGGGCGGATTGGGGCATGTTATACGAAGTGGAAAAACAGCACGATCGGGATAACTGGGAAGTTGCCACCGGGGTGTTGTTTGAAAAAGAGTTTGGCAGAACCAGCTTAACCATGAACCTGTTTGGTATTTACGAGTGGGGACAGGATCTTGATAATGAGTTTGAAACCGAGTTTCGCCTTAAATACCGTTACCGCTGGATACCGGCCTTTCAGCCGGCAATTGAATTTTATACCGGGCAGGATTTTACCGGAGCCGGGCCGGCCTTTATGGGCATACACAGGTTCAGCGGCCAGAAACAGCTAAAGTGGGAGGCGGCTTTTATCAGTGCCTTAAACACTCATAGTAAAGATCATACTTTCAGGGTTGCTATTGAATACGAATTTTAAAAGAGTATTTTTACCGGCAAATGACGTGTTTTTTGTTTTTGGTCATTACCGGTAAATTTTCATCGGTTAAAATTAGCAGCACTTGTCGTGATTGATTAAAAGGAAGATGTTGAGTTCTTTACCTGTTTTGGAGACAAACCGTTTAATTTTCCTAAATTTATTTGCCTTATTGATGCTGTGGTGTGCATTTTTTAGCAGTTTTTCGGTAACCGCATCCGAACCTGAGCTTAAAGTAGAGGCCGCGCCAAACAGTTTAGTCACCTTATCCGCCAGTGTGCCGCCTTTCCCGCCATTTGCATTAAAAAATTCCAGCATCTTATGTCAGGGGATTTCGAAGCGGATCCTTAACCTTATCGGCCATCAGGCTAACATTCATTTTCAATATAAAGATTATCCCTATGCCAGAATTTTACATTCATTAACGGCCGGTAGCCTGGACGTAGCGCTTATTTTTAAAAATGAGTCTGTTAAAGATGTTGTGCAATATATTGGACCGGTGGCCCGCTCAAAAGTTGTTGTTTTGTCCCGTCATCCTCAACAATTAAAGCAATACCAGGATCTGCAAAAGCTTAATGCTATCGCCGTGATCCGAAAAGCCCAGTTTGAAGCAAAATTTGACCGTGATGAAGGTTTGAATAAAGTAAGCGTGGAGAATTACCTTCAGGGGGTAAATATGTTTAATGCCGGGCGGGTGGATGCCGTGGTTGGCTCGAAGGAAGGGCTGGAATACGCCATGCTCCAGCTTGATCATGATACTGGCTTGTTAGAGCAGGCTTTTTACCTGGGGGATAAAACCTGGTGGCTGCATGTATCGGAACAGTCGCAGGCACAAGTACTGGCGCCCGTGTTGCAGCAGGCGGTTGAACGTTTACCGCAAACCGACCGGATTTATGAGTTATTTGAGCGCGAGAAAAGCAACGGTTGTTACGATTTAGCCAGGAATAAGACTGGGTAAGGCTGAATTTATTGCTTAAAGAAAACTGTTTTATGGATTTACAGGCTTGGTATTACTCCGGCTTTCACGTTAGACTAGGGCGATATTAACTCGTTATTTTTTAACTTTATTTCAGACATTAAGGAACAATTATGGCCGAAGAAACCATTTTCTCAAAAATCATCCGCCAGGAAATTCCCACCGAATTATTATTTCAGGATGATCTGGTAACGGCATTTCGTGATATTTCTCCCCGCGCGCCCAGCCATATCTTGATAGTGCCTAATAAACTGATCCCGACGGTAAACGATGTTACCGAAGATGATGAATTGGCTTTAGGACGTATGATCACTGTTGCTAAAAAGCTGGCTAAGGAAGAGGGCATAGATGAAAACGGTTACCGTCTGATTATGAACTGCAACAAGCACGGCGGCCAGGAAGTTTACCATATTCATATGCACTTGTTAGGCGGCCAGCCGCTTGGGCCTATGCTGGCTTACTAGTTGCGGTTGGTTAAAAAACTAAACATCTGCCGCCAGGTTAATAGCCTGGGTAGTTCAGCAAAATAAGCTTTTTGTAACTGAGCCATGCGCCCTGACCGGCAGATGCATCCAGCATTTGAACACCTTTTTCTACCTCATTAGTCATTTATTCTAACGATTTGAAAATTGAACTTATATAAGGAGATTTGTTAACTTAAATGCATATTCTACAGCAATACCTCCATGCAATAGGCTCATTTAACAGCTTGTTGCTCGGTATTATCTTACTAATAGGCCGTGGGCCATTAAATTCAAATAAGCTGTTAGCTGCATGGTGTTTTCTGTTATCTATTTATACCGCCACACCTTTGGTTTTATTTAACAGTGAATCTGTGTTCCCGTTTTATTTAGTCGGCTGGAGTTTATGGGCGCCTGCGACTTTTGGCGCCTTGTTATATTTATATTTAGCCAGTTCAATAAAGGAGCGACGCTTTCAGCTACGGGATCTGGTGTTCTTTACGCCATTTATCGCTTGCCTGTTATTAAATATCGATTTTTTAATCGCAACGGAAGAAGAAATAAATCGCTTTAGGGCCGTTGGGGCTGAGTTCGGTTTTTCCCGGTTAATCTCACAAATCATCGTTTTTGGACAAGCTTTTTTCTTTATCGGGCTCAGTGTGAAAATGGTTACCTCGATTAACAAGCAGGCGAGCGCCAATTTTACGAGTTTCAACCCGCAAATCTTTAATATCTTAGCCTTCATTTTGTTTTTGCACCTTGGTATGTGGATTTTAGAACTCAGCTCTACTCTTGTGGGGGGCTCTTTTGGACTAACCATGCTGAGTGATATGGCTTTTGTTTTATTTATTTGTTTTTTATCACTTTTTCATTGGAAAAGTCCTAAGTATTTTATCATTGAGGAAATTAACTCCATTGATGAAATAAAGCAAAAGAGCAGCGACAGTTCACCTGAATTGGATGAAGACGCCAGGCAAGCCGTTTTTGAAGAAATAAAAGCCTACATGGAAAATCATCAGCCTTATTTAGACAGTGATATGAATTTGCCAGCGTTTGCGGAACAGCTTGGCTTGAGCAAACATTTAATATCGGAAGTTATCAATAAAGAGGGCGGGAAAAACTTTCATGGCTTTGTAAATGAGTACCGTATCAATCAAGTTTGCTCACTGCTTAAAAGTGAACCCGGTCATATTAAGATTCTGGATATCGCATTGGCAAACGGTTTTTCTTCCAAAAGCACGTTTAATAATGTGTTCAAACTCCTTGTCGGCAAAACCCCTAGCCAATACAGGAATGAAGTAAAACAGCTGTGACCGCATGAGGATGGCTAGGGAGATTAGTCTTCCGGCCTTATAAAGTGAGTCCAAAGTTATAAATCTGGACGTACCAAGTTATCGTGTAAGACGAATAAGTCTATAGATTTCATTAATATCCGAAGCTAATCAGGCGGGGCTGAATAATATCAGCCCCTGGAATAAAAAAGCTAAAAATAGCGATTGCCTGTTAAATTCCATATTGAAGTGAAGGAAAATGAAATGTATATACAGTTAAGAAAACAATACTCAAAAGTGATTAACGGGTTATTTTTATTCGGTTTGTTGATCTCGGATTGCACTTTTTCAGCATCGTACACTACCGAAGATGCAGAGCGATTTTCAGGGCTTTTTTTGAACTCAAAAGCGCTGTCGCCTCAATTATTGAAAAGCCGTTATTTAAACCATGACACACCGGGACTCAGGATTTTTAAGGCCAGAATTAAAAATGAACAAAGCCTGGCCCAAGCTGTTGATAAGCACAATAAACTATATGAAAGAGCCATTAACGTTTGTTTACCAGCGGCGCTTGATGTCAGTGATCAGGCTAATGATATCATTGAGCAGGTAGGTGCATATCTCGGTACTGCAAATGATATACCTGTCTCGATTATTTTTGCTGCCAACAATACCGGTGGTACGGCGAATGCCGGGGGGATTGCCCTTGCCCTGGAAGTAATTTGCCAGCAGGCAGAAACACCAGAGCAGGCCAGGGAAGTTATTTTAAGTTATATCGCCCATGAAACTGTGCATGTATTTCAATACCGGCTCAGCAAGAGAAAAGATTTTAATTTTACCTTACTGGAATTATCCCTGATAGAAGGTGCTGCTGATTTTATTGCAAATGAAGCCACAGGGCATGGCGATATACTTGAAATGGATCGGAGCCATTATGGCAAGCTTCATGAAGCCAGGTTATGGGCTGAGTTTTCTCCTGTGATGAATCAAATGAAATATGCCCCCTGGATGTACAGTGTGCCGGAAGACGGCCGGCCTAACGATCTTGGTTACTGGGTTGGTAAACAAATAGCCGCGGCCTATGTTCGGCAAAGCCAAAATAAAGCTTCGGCGCTGCATAAATTGCTGGTGCTTGAGGATGCCGTTGAAATTGTAGAAGAAAGCGGCTATAACCCTAAACAATTGAAGTAATATGTTTAATTCTTTGACATTGCTGGATTTTGACTGAACGGTTTGCGCCATTAGAGTAACGCTAACCGTTAGGCTTTTGTGATGTTTACCGTGATAAATATTGCTACTGTAAAAAGCTAGAGCTGACTTTTACGCCTCTATAGCTTTTTGTGTTTTGCCAAGGCTTGGGGCATAGGTTCATTTTAATAAATGGTAATCCCTCAAATTAAACCATTTACGTGAAAAGATAAAATTGACCACAGATTCCGGCGACAGACTGGTTACTTCGCCGGTCATATTTTTTCGATAAAATGCGGTACATTTGCTGTTCTGCCAGACCGTCAATTTCATGGTGTTTTTCATTTTCTTAACGTATTCATTCTGGATATTGCTCCTGACATCTATGGCCTTGATGCTCTTGTCCCGCTTTACCGCACAAATAGCTTTAACCGTATAATTGACCATAGCCTCCATATAACACAGCTGTGAACTGTGGCCGGTGCCTGTGTTGGGGCCGTTTACTTTAAAATAATTTGGGTAGCCGGACACTGTGATGCCCTTATACGAAACTGCCTCATTCTCCCATTCGCTGTTCAGGTGCCGGCCACCGCTGCCGTATACCTGAAAGGTAAGCGCCTTTTTCATATCGGAATAGGCATAGAAACCCGTCGCATAAACCAGGATATCCAAGGGGACATCCTTACCGTCTTTGGTCCGGATCCCTGTTGGCGTGATGCTTTCTATGCCGCTGATATCTACATCAACATTATCCCGGGCAAGGGCAGGCAGGTATAAATTTGACGGTATGACACGTCTGCCCCCCAATTCATAATCCGGCATCATGTGCTGGCGTAATTTTTCGTCATCGATATATTTCTCAAGGTTTTTCCTAAGTGTTCGGGCATATAAGTACTTAATGAATTTGGTAATTTTTTGGGTGAAGGGATAGCGGCGAAATGCCGCAAACCTTATTTCGTGATAACTGAATATCATTAAACGCTTGAGATGGCGTATGACCGGCAGTGTGTTAATAAAACGCTCTGCCGCGCTGTAAGTTCTGTCTGAGCGTGGAATAA
This genomic window from Thalassomonas viridans contains:
- a CDS encoding flavin-containing monooxygenase encodes the protein MKKDAQYFETVIIGTGFSGLLAAIGLKKKNNHDFVLLERGSDIGGTWRDNSYPGAEVDIPTGLYSISFIPYKFKKRYSPQSELLEYTNYIIDKFSIRKYTKTNQSVMQLTYDDSTCLWHVETASGECYTARFIIDTSGVLANPKTPYIQGAESFQGAKFHTAQWDHNVSYEGKRVGIIGSGCSAAQVVPAIAGKVNKLTVFMGKAQWIIPRSDRTYSAAERFINTLPVIRHLKRLMIFSYHEIRFAAFRRYPFTQKITKFIKYLYARTLRKNLEKYIDDEKLRQHMMPDYELGGRRVIPSNLYLPALARDNVDVDISGIESITPTGIRTKDGKDVPLDILVYATGFYAYSDMKKALTFQVYGSGGRHLNSEWENEAVSYKGITVSGYPNYFKVNGPNTGTGHSSQLCYMEAMVNYTVKAICAVKRDKSIKAIDVRSNIQNEYVKKMKNTMKLTVWQNSKCTAFYRKNMTGEVTSLSPESVVNFIFSRKWFNLRDYHLLK